The sequence AGCTCATCCTTAGGTCAGCATGACTAGCAACTTCATGGGCTTACTAATTGGACTTCCCTTAAGCAATTGATGACTTTGAGCCATCCATCTTAAATTTCATACTGTCATCTTTCCAACCACATGTCATTTGGGCCAATCCAAGGTCGGAGGAAGGAGTTAAGGCCGAAACAAATTTCTTACTCAAATTGCAcgtttttgcaccatttttACACCTTTTCCTATCCAAAGCCACCATTGCTACCTAAAGCTCAATGAACTGAATGATAAACACAAAAGAGATTAAAAGCACAAGTTTAACtcaaaaacataaccaaatcataagctagaagggtacaaaatgatatacaattaTGCACTAATCATCACACATGCTAATGACtaaagttgagaggttttatGTAGTTcttccacacacaaaaaaaaaaaaggaaaaggaatttAAAAGGGGTGGCAAGTTTTATTTCGGTTAGGGATGTGGTGGgaaatttctttaattttctagcggacaatgaaaaaaataaggaCTTATTACGGCTTGCATATTTGAACGCCATgaatatctttttttatatttgaacgCCAtgaatatcttttttttaaggcGTGCGGTAAAAGGACGCCATtaataccttctttttttttttattatagggAAATAGTGCTTAGTGCCACTACTTTCCAAACTTTATCTACAAATACCATCTTTATCCATATATTTGCAAATAtaacctataaatacatacttATTGCCCACTTATCGGCCACATAGCACTTTTGGTCAGTTTTTAGGGCCACATAGCACTTTTggtcagtttttattttctctctcagctctctctctctctctctctctctctctctctctctctctctctctctctctcgtgcaCCTCTATCCCTCTCGCCTAACTCTCTCACTCGTGCACCTCTTCCTTTCCTAGCACTCTATGTCGGTCACTCAGCGAAACCCATTTCATCCTCTCATCTCTCTGTTCTGAATTGTGAAACCTCCCCAGACCCCATCTTCTAGGTATGTCTTCCAAATCACCTAAGGTCGCAGCTACTTGTAACCTtggagctcaactccatcgcCGAACTCCAATAGGTAGTCTTCATGGTCATTTTCTCAATCTCTGTGGGTTTCTGTGAAATTGGTTTTACTCTGGTTTCTATGGGTTATGTGTTTTGAATCTTCATGCTCATCCATCTAGGTTTTTACCAAATGAATTTAGATTGCTATGGATATAtgaatcttgaaacttgggattttccatttgatgtagTAGATTTGTATATTCTGATTTTGATGAATCCTTATTTACTGCTGTTTTATTGCTGTTGTATTGTAGTTGTGTTGCTATTGTATTCCTAGTGTATTGTCGTTTTATTGCTATTGTATTGCTGTTATGGTGTTGttgtattgattttgtatTGCTTATTTATTGTGGTTTTATTGTAGTGATTTGCTCGTGGCTTCACATGTGTAATGGGTAACCTCAAAGAAGATGCGCAAATACGAAGGGGGTGACTCAAAAGGCATAATAGTACCACGGACCATCACATTTGCTGAATTATTGGATCGTGTGCATAAGATTGGTAATACAAACAACAAGAGTGACAAGGTTTGCTTAAAGTTCTTAGTTTTGGTAGCCTGGAATGAGTGGAAGCACATAAAGATTGAGGACAATGATgatgtcaaattttttatgaagtacAATTGACTGGATATAGTTGTTGAAGGAGCATTACGGCTGTTAACCCCAACAAATTCCTCATGTCTTGCCAAGAACACCCTTGAATTGACGTAATGTGCCCAAGTCAGTCCCAAAGCTGGACTCACCTGTCTGCCGGATGTATGCAAGCACTTCAAGTTTCCCAATCTCACCACATTGATTCCATCATTTGGCCCAATAAAATCTACCACTTGGTTGGTCACAACCACTGCCACCCCAAACTTATTTGCTAAATCCTTCAATGTCCCAGATATCttgaaaaatatttcagaCCTGCATTTCAAATCTATCGGTGTTCTTTCATACTGTGATCGGAACAATGCAGCAACGGAATCAATGATAATGAGCTTCACAGGTAATCGGGTGCAATCAATGGCAATAAATGCTTCTATGTCTCGAAGGACATGGATTAGTTGGTGTGCATCATGAATGCTATGAATATATATGTCTTCCAATGGGTCCAACCCTATTAAGTTGGGGTATGATGCCTGATAAAGGTTGGCTACTTGTTGCAATTAACGAAATGAGAAGCTGAATTATGTGAATATGTAGAGGGAGGAGCCCCATAGTCCACCATGTAAGAGTGGGAGCTGAGCTCGTACCGTTAGTTAGAGACAAAGTTGCGTCTTCCCGGAACTGCTCTCCCCTACCAATTCTATTATCGAGTTGCAGAGTATCCCACCGCCCAAGCAGCTATCTAGTATTGCCGATGGAtaatttagggtttgaaaGAGGAAGGAGCATGAGGTTTTGTGGTGtcattttttgtaatttaggGGGGGATGTGATTGTGCAAGGTATGAATTGTATATATAGAGTCCTTATTGAAGGTGTGTAATGTAGGCCATATGTCTTTTAAGGGATGTATAAGTCAATCAAATGGTAGAGTTTGATGCAGTACCTACTGCAATAGGATCCTATTGCAACTGTATTGTGCTCTTATTGATCTCATATTGCCATTATACACTGATGTATTGTGGGGTTATTGCCTCCAAACCCATTCACTGTTTCAAACAAGGAATCAtcataatcagaaaatttcagagaaacctCTAAACCCTAAGAAAAGAACCATCAACAGTACCTATTGGAGGTCAGCAATGGAGTTGAGCTTAAAATTTGGAAAGCAGTGGCATTAAGCGCtatttccctttctttttttaaggCGTGCAGGAAGAGGACGTTGTAAATACCATTCATTTAAGGCGCTCATTCTATGCATGCTGTAAAAACAATTTGGATAAGttgcaagaaaaatgaaagtcAATACATATAAgaagggtaaatttggaaaacaaaagatagTTTGtatgatgcattaatgacatagTTTTAAATGTAAagagaatgacacatgtcatgagaaaaaggaagaaggtcCAAAAAAGAAGGTTAAAGAGAAGATTGCTAACATTCCCCATTATTCATTTATGGCCTGCATTCAATGAGACATTTCTTGTAGTGTGGGCCCTCAATTACTTCCCCAATTTCATGGCCTATGGCGTCCAAAAGTAAAAACATTTTAGTAAGTACTAAGATGACACGGAGGTTCGAACCTGAGACCTTTAGTTTGCAAGTCAAGACCATTTTTCATTGAGCTAGATCCCATTAGCGTTAATTTACCCGttctataatttaataaaatctATAAGCAACAGTTAAGAATTACGAATTAAGATGATTTAGGATGAAATTTATGGTCACCTTTGGTCAATCCTAGGCACATATATACAGAGGTTGCATGTATTTCAACACTCAGTATATAGAATTACATACATTCATTACAAAGTGAaactcaaattattattaGGGGTAACGACAAATGACACCCTGCTGGCTTAGGGTCATTCTCAAATTGGACCCCATGGTATCAATTTACGCCCTGACGTTTTCAACATCGTCCAATTTCATCCTTCAGTTAAGTTGACCAGACGACCAATCATTAAATGCTGACGTAGCACCTGTGGGACCCACCCCACCAGCGCTTTTACCATTCCGCGCATGCCAATTGAAGGGCACTTTTGGGTTTCcacaattttaaataaataaataaaaactgaatatCGCACCCAAATTGGGCACACGTTGCAAGAAGAAGACCAAAGAAAAAGCCCCAAAACGTTGTTCGTCCTCAACCTCAATTTAACCTAAATCCTAAATCTCCATAGTTGAGAGCAAGTTCTACGATTTCGAAGAGGTGAGAAGAAATGAGTTGGGATTTCAGGTCTCCAGGCGCTCCTCATCCCTCGTATGGTAAGttggtttaaatttttgtgaTTTGGGATATATATGTTGAATGAGTTAGAGGCCGTATGGGTTATTGTGGTTTGAATGTTGTGTTTTATAATCTGCGTGGAATAGTGGGAGAAGTATGAAAGATTTTGTCAAATATAGGTGGCCCTTTTGCAGATTTCGAATATAGGTGGTCCTTCAAGCTAAGCATGTGTTGGAAATGTCTACCTTTAATAAGGTCAAAGCATCTGCCTTTAATAAGGCAAAAGTGTTAGGTGGAAGGGTGTGAAAAGGGTTGTTTAATAAAAACTTGGCCTTTTTCTATAATGGTCCTAAactgaaaataattgaaaagtGAGTTATGGTTTTTATGTAATGTGTGAATACTTTGTTTGAATACTgtgttttgtgttgtgttttatgttttaactgaaaataacCCATGTTTGGTACATGTAATATGTAGGTGATCCTGAATTGTTTTCTATTCAAATGTACCATGGTGGTCAAATATGTGGTAACTATTATGCTTATGGCAGTGTAGCTTGGTTTGATTATTATGACAAGGATAGAATGTCAATGACTGAGACAGAAAATATGGTAAGGGAGTTAGGCTATGATGGGGTGATTAGTTATTGGTATATTATCCCTATCTATAGCAATGGTGGCCTAACAAAGCTAAATGATGATCAAGATGCCATAGACATGCTTGTATGTGTAACAGAGACAAGGCTAATAGACATCTTCCTACATCATGGGGTTGATAGTAAAGAGGGTTGGTTTTATAGTCAATCAGGATCAATCTATTTGTTGATGTAGAAGCTGATATTGTGCCTAACAGAGGAGTTGTGATTGAGGAGCTTGATGACAATTATAGGGCTATTACTCCTGTTGGTGGGAAATGCAAACAATGGaggcaacaaaaaaacaaaacaaaacaagtgTTGTGATAGAAGAGCTCAATGAAGACCCAAATAGGGAACAAAGTGGTGGGGGTACGCAAAAGCCAAAGGAATCTTGTGCAAGACAGGgtgtttttgaaaaaagcaaagaaaaagcagTAGAGAGGGAATCTTCTGCAGTgcaaaaagacagaaaaaaaacTGTTGAGAGGGAATTTTCTACCACTGTAGACAAAGGGAAAAGTAAAGTCAGCTCtgtttttgggaaaatgaggGCAAGAACTTTTGGTAAAAGGAGgtgcaaaaatataaaaaagacaCATGAAAAAGAAGACCAAAGGTCCAATACAGTGATTGAGGGACTAGTTGAGAGTGAGGTTGTTGAAGGAAGTGTAGAAAAGAGCAAGTTATCAAGATGTCATTAAATGAAGACaagaaaagtaagaaaaattACCACAGTCTGTGATGATGAGGAGAAGTTAGCAGATAGTTTGGACTCTGATTTTGCAGACCCTAACTTCAGCTgtgatgataatgatgatgaagtCGATTTTGATGAATGGGTGGACAAACAAACTGAGTGGGTTAGAGATAgggcaaaaggaaaagagcTAGCAAATGCTAGGGTTGAATCTTGGGATTGGGGTGCAGATGTTGAACTGGATTCAGAGGAGTATGATTTTGATAATGTGCAGCCTAAATATGATTCTGATGATGACACTCCAATAACAGATAGATGGCCAGGGTTCAATTCCGCAACTGACATGGGAGATCCACAATTTAAGGTTGGGATGAAGTTCAATGATCGGCTGTCAGAGAACAATTTATAAAGAGGAATAGGGATGTTGTATTTGTGAGAAGTGAGGCTTTCAAGCTAAAGGCAGTTTGTGCAGATCCAGATTGCTCATGGGAGATATATGCTTCCAAAATGCAGCATGAGAAGACCCTGCAGGTTAAGAAATATGATGGCGAACACACTTGTGGTATTGTTTGGAAGAACCCCACTATGAAGTCTAGTTGGCTCAGTGCCAAATATATGGAAACATTGAAGACCAATCCAAGTTGGCCAGTTAGCTCATTCATGGAGACTATGGGGAAGGATTATAACACTGGAGTTTCTAGGCAACAAGTTTGTAGGCAAAAGAGAGGGCATTGAGGTAGATTGAGGGAATATACACAGAACAATATTCCAGAATTTGGGATTATTGTGAAGAGTTAAGGAAGACCAATCTAGGAACAACAACCAAAGTTCTATGCGATTTCAATGAACAATTGGGTCATCTAGTGTTTCAAAGGTTATATGTGTGCCTAGGTGCATGTAAAGCAGGGTTCATTGTTGGATGCAGACCCattattggattggatggcTGCTTCTTGAAGGGTGTATATGGAGGGCAATTTTTAGCAACAATTGGTATAGATGCTAATAATAAAACATGGGTGATTGCATATGCAGTAGTTGAGTCTGAGTGCAAGGACTCATAGGTTCAGTTCCTGGAATTGCTGGTAAAGGATGTAGAGATTGTTAACCAATTTGGATACACTTTCATATCAGATAAGCAAAAAGGATTATTACCAGCTTTTGAGCAAGTTGTTCCTAATAGTGAACATAGTTTTTGTGCAAGACATCTGTTCACTAACTTCAGATTACAATTCAAAGGGAATGCTTTGTCTGAAAAATTTTAGGGCACTGCAAAAGCAACAACTGTTCCACAATTTGCAAGACAGATGGAAGAACTGAAAAACCTTGATAAGGATGCTTATGCTTGGTTGACTGAACCAAAAAAACCTCCCAAGCATTGGTCTCGATCACACTTCAGCACTCATGTGAAGTGTGATATGCTTTTAAACAATATGTGTGAGTCCTTCAACTCATTCATATTGGCATGCAGAGATAAGCCAATACTAACCATGCTTGGGATAGTTAGGTGTAAGTTGATGAGGAGGATATAAGGCAGAAGTGTCAAAATGAAGAATTGGATAAATGAAATTTGCCCCAAGATTTTTAAGAAGGTAGAGATTAATAAGGCAAAAACAGGTGGAGGAAAATTTTAAGTTGGCAGTGGTGGGATTTCACAGTATATTGTGGACTTGGATTTGAGGACTTGTTCTTGCAGAGAATGGGATTTGACTAGTTGGCCTTGTGTTCATGGAGTGGCAGCTATAAATTACAATGGGGGCCTAAACGTAATGGATTTTGTGGATGCATGTTATCACACTCAGACATATTTCAAGGCATATGAAAACCTCATACTACCTATGAATGGGATGGAGTTGTGTGATAGAACTAATATGCCACCATGTGTGCCTCCTTCATACTCCAAACAATCTGGAAGGCCAAGAAAGGCTAGAAGGAAGGAAGCAGGTGAATGTAGCAAGAAGACCAATGTTGTTACAAAAGTTCAAGACTCTCTAAGGTGTGGCCAATGTGGAAGAAAAGGCCACAATAAAAGGACTTGTCATAGGAATCttcccttaaaaaaaaaaaaaaaaagaagaggaaggttGAGGTAAAAATCTAAGGATGaacattttattaattttaatgtttttggGACTATCATGCAACTAacagtttattattttttgcctCATCCCAGCAAACTACTCAAACAAGTGAAGCTGGTCCCAGTACAACAACAAGGTGAACTAAGCCTGCAAGATCTgtgcaaaaaggaaaatggaagagaaaggCCACCATTGCAGCTGGAAGTTCAAATGTACCGCCAAGTGATTCTGCTGCTCCATCCTCAACGTCTGCCCATCCTGTAAGTGGATTTGTGTCTCTTACAACTGGATCTGCCCCTCCTACATCAACTAAAGCTCCAACTGGCAATTCTTATTTATTGAGGAAACGACCTAtggttgtgggagcatcagaCTTGAGCAAGGAATGATGATGGTCTTGCACACTTGTCTGTGTTCTATTAGTTggtttggttattttgttaTCACAAGACAGTTTTACCTTTATTAGCTGGTTGGATTAGGTTATTATGTTAATTTGGAAGACAAGTTGCCTTATTTTAGGAGGATAGCTTGTGATATTTTGTAAGACaggttctgttttttttggaaaacaGGTACCGTGTTTTTGGAAAacatgtactttttttttttggaaaactAGTTGTGTTATTTTGGCAGGTTGTAAATGTTATTATGTGGCCTATTTTGTTGTAATGTTGTAAGTGGATATGTTATTATGTGGCCTATTTTGTTGTAATGCTGCAAGTGGAAATGAATTTGTTCATATGTTGTACAAACGAGTTGTTGGAATGAACAGGTTATTGCATTACCAAAAATGTCACATTGTATGCAGATTACATAGCCATCATGATCATTCCCATTATGCAACCAAAATGCAAACTGTTCATTACATAACCAAAATGCGAAATGTTCATTCCCATTACATAACCAAAAACACACTGCTTCCATACCAAAAGCACAGTGCAAACCCTAACCAAAAGCACACTACATTACACCACAAGCATAGTACTTCCCATACCAAAAGCACTGTGCATCCCTAAAACATCCCATTTCATGCCAATTCCAAAGTCTTTAGCTTCAGACCATCTGATCCACCATTCCCTCCAAAGAAGAACATTGCAATAAGCATTCACAACACCACCAATGCTGCCCAAAGAACCAACTCTCTGCGTCTAGCCTTTGCTAGTGAATTCTCCAACTTATCCCACGATTTTAGCAACCTCGGAATCACAACTTTAGACCTTTCACACATTTCCACATCATACCTAACCCAGAAATCACAACCTCCTCTACCCTGCACAAAACCCACTCTGTAAATTAATATTTGCACATGCtacaattcaaaatttaatattttgcaCCAAATCCAGTTTTTTACCTTTGCACACATAGCGAATCGCCTCATAGGATTTGAAATTGTCCACGAGGTTTGGATCCTCGCATTCTTACCACACCAACACACCATAGCCTTATGCTCCATTTCTCCTTCGTTTTATGGGTTAAGGAGCCAATACACTCAAATACACCTTTTGGGCGGCTCACTTCTTCAAAATCGTAGATCTGAGCTCAGCTATGAAAATTTAGGATTTAGGTTAAACTGAGGTTGATGACGAATTTGGGGCTTTCTCTTTGATCTCCAGCTTTGGCAACGCGTGCCCAATTTGGGCCTGatattcagttttttttttttttgaaatgtcGAAACCTAAAAGTGCCCTTCAACTAGCATGCGCGAAATGGTCAAAGCGCTGATGGGGTGGGTCTCACGGGTGCCACGTCGGCATTTAACGATTGACCATCTAGTCAATTTAATGGAATGATGAAATTGAACGATGTTGAAAACGTCAGGGcgtaaattgataaaattgataCCATGGGGTCTAATTTGAGAATGATCCTAAACCAGCAGGGTGTCTTTTGTCATTAgcccttattattattattacatagAAAAAATTACAGCCTTACAACATATGAGTAAATCATGGATAATAGAACTTGTTAATTTGGCTCATTGATATCCCCGCAACAGATAGTCTTACCTGATAAAGTTTGGTTGGTTTATTCTAACACTaccaaatatcaaaattatgaaaatggaaattatacacataaatattattatcGATATCATTGCTGCTGAAGGCGATAAGTAGGAACTGCCAATAGATGCTTAGCCCTAGGAACTGTTAGACCAAACTCCTCCGTCATGTCCAACTCAGATGGCAACATATTATTTGGAAGCTCCCAATCAAAACAATGAACAAGTTGTGCCACCACAAGCTGGACCATAGTTATCCCTAATTGCATTCCGGGGCAACCTCTCCGGCCAGACCCAAATGGAATAAATTGAAAGTCACGTCCCCGAAAATCAATATTGCTACCGTCGAACCTTTCGGGTATGAACTTCTCTGCATCAGTCCAAATACTAGGGTCTCTCCCAATTGCAAATATGTTGATCATAACACGAGATTTTCGGGGTATGTGGAAGCCATTGACATTGCAGTCCTCAATGGCTGCATGGGGAAGCAGCAATGGTGCCACTGGATGAAGCCTCATGGTCTCCTTCACTACCATGTCCAAGTACTCCAACTTCTCCAAGTCCGATTCTTCCACCTCCCTCTCCATGCCCACTACGTTTTCTAACTCTTTCTGGACTTTCTTCATCACCCGCGGATGCTTGATGAGTTCGGAGAGTGTCCACTCGATTGCTGTCGCTGTTGTGTCCATTGCGCCGGCCAGCATGTCCTGCAAGGAAATTTTTGGACAGAAATACCATTTATTGTAAGATATGTAGTAGGGTTTGgcaaattgtgaatttggacCGTTGATTAGGTTGATTGTTGCAGATGGATTGATGCGTGTTTTGTCCAAATTCACTATCtaacaatataaaaatatgcATGCTAATATAATTACCAAAATTATAGCTTTGATGTTGGAGCGTTCGATTCGGTACTCGGATTCTTCTGACCCCATGAAGCCCAGCATGACATCAACAAAGTCCTTTGTTCTTTCTTGATCTGTAGATTGAATATGTTCATCAATGATCTTCTCAAAAAATGCATCAAACACCTTGCTAACCCCCTTCATGCGCTTAGTTAGCCCCTGGAGGTCAAGTGGAGCAATAAAAGGAATGAAATCACCGAAGTTTGGGGTGCCTGCTAAATGCATGCCCTCTTGGATCACAGCCTTGAAACCCCTCTCGTCAAATTCTTTATCCATGTACTTCTTCCCAAACACCATCAGGCAACTCATGTCAGCAGTGAGAGACGCAACCTTGCCACTGAGATCAACAGTAACACGATCACTAGCAGCCTCTTGAATAAACTTAGTCAAGAGGGCAAGCTCTTCTTTCCTCATGGGCTTGAAAGAG comes from Prunus dulcis chromosome 6, ALMONDv2, whole genome shotgun sequence and encodes:
- the LOC117632366 gene encoding cytochrome P450 71AU50-like: MDWVGAILGLLALVYVLQAWLSKSKNKKKRLPPGPRGFPLFGNLHMLGEFPHRDLHRLAQKHGDIMYMRLGLAPVVVASSPQAAELFLKTHDLVFASRPTLQAAEHISYGQRNLSFGAYGSYWRTMRKMCTLELLSSHKTNSFKPMRKEELALLTKFIQEAASDRVTVDLSGKVASLTADMSCLMVFGKKYMDKEFDERGFKAVIQEGMHLAGTPNFGDFIPFIAPLDLQGLTKRMKGVSKVFDAFFEKIIDEHIQSTDQERTKDFVDVMLGFMGSEESEYRIERSNIKAIILDMLAGAMDTTATAIEWTLSELIKHPRVMKKVQKELENVVGMEREVEESDLEKLEYLDMVVKETMRLHPVAPLLLPHAAIEDCNVNGFHIPRKSRVMINIFAIGRDPSIWTDAEKFIPERFDGSNIDFRGRDFQFIPFGSGRRGCPGMQLGITMVQLVVAQLVHCFDWELPNNMLPSELDMTEEFGLTVPRAKHLLAVPTYRLQQQ